Proteins encoded in a region of the Geobacillus genomosp. 3 genome:
- a CDS encoding thiazole synthase: protein MLKIGPYEFSSRLLLGTGKYPDLDVQKEAVEASGAEILTFAVRRMNIFSPEQPNFLERLDLGKYKLLPNTAGAKTAEEAVRIARLAKASGLCDMIKVEVIGCDKTLLPDPVETLKAAEMLLEEGFIVLPYTSDDVVLARRLQELGCHAVMPGASPIGSGQGIINPLNLSFIIEQATVPVIVDAGIGGPADAAMAMELGADGVLLNTAVSGAADPVKMAKAMKLAIEAGRLGYEAGRIPKKRYASASSPTEGMSVV from the coding sequence ATGTTGAAAATCGGTCCATATGAATTTTCTTCCCGTCTGTTGCTTGGCACGGGCAAATATCCGGATTTGGATGTGCAAAAAGAAGCTGTGGAAGCATCAGGCGCAGAAATTTTGACGTTTGCAGTTCGACGGATGAACATTTTTTCTCCGGAGCAGCCGAACTTTTTAGAGCGGCTCGACTTGGGCAAATATAAGCTGCTGCCAAACACCGCCGGGGCGAAAACGGCTGAGGAAGCGGTGCGCATCGCCCGGTTAGCGAAAGCGTCCGGATTATGTGATATGATTAAGGTAGAAGTGATCGGCTGCGACAAAACGTTGCTCCCGGATCCGGTTGAAACGTTAAAGGCAGCAGAAATGCTCCTTGAGGAAGGATTTATTGTGTTGCCATATACGTCCGATGACGTTGTGCTAGCGAGGCGGCTGCAGGAGCTTGGCTGCCATGCGGTCATGCCGGGAGCGTCTCCAATCGGTTCAGGGCAGGGCATCATCAATCCGCTCAATTTGAGCTTCATCATCGAGCAGGCAACCGTGCCGGTCATTGTCGACGCCGGCATCGGCGGGCCGGCGGATGCAGCGATGGCGATGGAGCTTGGGGCGGACGGGGTGCTATTAAACACCGCCGTTTCCGGCGCAGCTGATCCGGTGAAAATGGCGAAAGCGATGAAGCTGGCGATTGAAGCGGGCCGGCTTGGCTATGAAGCCGGACGCATTCCGAAAAAACGATACGCGTCAGCGAGCAGCCCGACGGAAGGAATGAGTGTTGTTTGA
- the thiS gene encoding sulfur carrier protein ThiS has translation MTLIINGETVTVPDEVKTVSELLSHFRLDNKLAIVEVNVRIIQKHEYAKTALADGDRVEIVHFVGGG, from the coding sequence ATGACATTAATCATCAACGGGGAGACCGTCACGGTGCCCGATGAAGTCAAAACGGTCAGCGAGTTGCTTTCTCATTTCCGGCTTGACAACAAGCTCGCCATTGTGGAAGTCAATGTTCGCATTATTCAGAAGCATGAATATGCAAAAACGGCGCTTGCCGATGGCGATCGCGTCGAAATCGTTCATTTTGTAGGAGGCGGTTGA
- a CDS encoding ABC transporter ATP-binding protein, translating to MKQAIVIEQLRLKFPGHNDLLFRDLSLSIAAGEKVLLLGPSGCGKSTLLQVMAGLIPRSIDVPMKAGRLERPKQWGYVFQDPDAQFCMPYADEEIAFALENRRVPRQEMPGRIRALLDQVGLAIEPHTDIHTLSGGMKQRLALASVLALEPDVLFLDEPTALLDEEGTKAVWQTVKKVGRDKTVVIVEHKIDHVLDFVDRIVLLGRDGRIMADGKAKNVFSEYKDVIHAEGIWHPGIWDEYDRRVQRPKRQEGKDLLCLRNFRGFRGREVKINVPEANVREGEWVAVTGRNGAGKSSLLHGLMQLIRTEGEYTLLGEDIQRRQPLYRHIAFVFQNPEFQFVTHSVRDELAYSLRLEGRPEEEINETVTRLLSAFALDGKEEVHPYQLSVGQKRRLSVAASIVAGQRLFLLDEPTFGQDAKNTFALLAMLESYREQGAAIIMVTHDEQIVRRFATRRWTIEDGALVRDERLAVLKPVLAEGGTWR from the coding sequence ATGAAGCAAGCCATTGTGATTGAACAGTTGCGCTTGAAATTTCCCGGGCACAACGACTTATTGTTTCGCGACTTGTCGCTGTCGATCGCCGCTGGGGAGAAAGTGCTTCTCCTCGGTCCGTCTGGCTGCGGTAAGTCGACGCTTTTGCAAGTGATGGCCGGCTTGATTCCGCGTTCGATCGACGTGCCGATGAAAGCCGGGCGCCTTGAGCGACCGAAACAGTGGGGGTATGTGTTTCAAGATCCGGATGCACAGTTTTGCATGCCGTATGCCGATGAGGAAATCGCGTTTGCCCTCGAAAATAGACGCGTGCCGCGTCAAGAGATGCCCGGCCGTATCCGTGCGCTGTTGGATCAAGTCGGGTTGGCGATCGAACCGCACACCGATATTCATACACTTTCCGGCGGGATGAAGCAGCGGTTGGCGCTCGCCTCCGTGCTCGCGCTTGAGCCAGATGTTTTGTTTTTGGATGAGCCGACCGCACTGCTTGATGAAGAAGGGACAAAAGCGGTATGGCAAACCGTCAAAAAGGTGGGTCGCGATAAAACAGTCGTCATCGTCGAACATAAAATCGATCATGTCTTAGACTTTGTTGATCGGATTGTATTGCTCGGCCGCGACGGACGGATTATGGCTGATGGCAAGGCCAAGAACGTATTTTCTGAATATAAAGATGTCATTCACGCCGAGGGCATTTGGCATCCGGGCATTTGGGACGAATACGATCGAAGAGTCCAGCGGCCAAAGCGGCAAGAGGGGAAGGACCTCCTTTGCCTCCGCAATTTTCGCGGTTTTCGCGGTCGGGAGGTAAAAATCAACGTCCCGGAAGCTAATGTGCGGGAGGGAGAATGGGTTGCCGTCACCGGCCGAAACGGCGCGGGCAAAAGCTCGCTTTTGCATGGGTTGATGCAACTGATTCGCACAGAAGGCGAATATACATTGTTGGGGGAAGACATTCAGCGCCGGCAGCCGCTCTACCGCCATATTGCGTTTGTGTTTCAAAACCCGGAGTTTCAGTTTGTCACTCATTCTGTGCGCGATGAACTGGCGTATTCGTTGCGCCTTGAGGGGCGGCCTGAAGAGGAAATCAATGAGACGGTCACCCGCCTGCTCAGCGCGTTTGCCCTTGACGGAAAGGAAGAGGTGCATCCGTATCAGCTGTCGGTCGGCCAAAAGCGCCGGTTGAGTGTAGCTGCCTCGATCGTCGCCGGTCAACGTCTTTTTTTGCTTGATGAGCCGACATTTGGACAAGATGCGAAAAACACATTCGCGCTGCTGGCGATGCTTGAATCGTATCGCGAGCAAGGAGCGGCGATCATCATGGTCACTCATGACGAACAAATCGTCCGCCGTTTCGCGACGAGACGGTGGACGATTGAGGATGGCGCGCTTGTTCGCGATGAGCGGCTCGCCGTTTTGAAGCCCGTGCTGGCTGAAGGGGGGACATGGCGATGA
- a CDS encoding ECF transporter S component, which yields MEKTSKGLKLADILTTIVIAVVFGVIYKVWGPLYEVVKVFGFHADQLIYGMWFIASSLAYLLIRKPGVALLAEIAASSGELVMGSQWGLEVLIYGVIQGLFAELVFAAFRYRRFDVLVVSLSAIGATVGSLIMDFYKGYIEALAPWNMALFLLARFVGAVLISGVFAVSLAKALEKTGVTQMWRPASKEDYDALNR from the coding sequence TTGGAAAAAACATCGAAAGGCTTGAAGCTGGCCGATATTTTAACGACGATTGTGATTGCTGTTGTGTTTGGCGTCATTTATAAAGTGTGGGGACCGTTGTATGAAGTGGTGAAAGTATTCGGGTTTCACGCCGACCAATTGATATACGGAATGTGGTTTATCGCCTCATCGCTCGCCTATTTGCTCATCCGCAAGCCGGGAGTGGCACTGCTCGCTGAAATTGCAGCTTCGTCCGGCGAACTGGTCATGGGGTCGCAATGGGGGCTTGAAGTGCTCATTTATGGTGTCATTCAGGGGTTGTTTGCCGAGTTGGTGTTTGCCGCATTCCGCTATCGACGGTTTGATGTGCTTGTCGTGTCGCTCAGTGCTATCGGAGCGACAGTCGGTTCGCTGATCATGGATTTTTACAAAGGATATATCGAGGCCCTCGCCCCGTGGAACATGGCGCTCTTTTTGTTGGCGCGCTTTGTCGGCGCCGTTCTCATTTCCGGCGTGTTCGCCGTTTCGTTGGCCAAGGCGCTTGAGAAAACAGGGGTGACGCAAATGTGGCGGCCGGCTTCCAAAGAGGACTACGATGCGCTGAACCGATAA
- the tenI gene encoding thiazole tautomerase TenI: MGTLHFISTGRQTADEFAAICRHIHPYADAIHIREKEKTAREVAEFVTALLRAGVPPQKIIVNDRVDVAAVYGVNGVQLAYHSLPVRAVRRSFSNLTVGCSVHGLEEAKKAEKDGAHFCLFGHIFPTASKPGLLPRGVDLLKEMAAAVHIPVIAIGGIHAGNVRQVLEAGAAGVAVLSAVFFAADPVGEAKRLNEIVKGRG; encoded by the coding sequence ATGGGAACTCTTCACTTCATTTCGACCGGCCGGCAGACGGCCGACGAGTTCGCCGCCATTTGTCGGCACATTCATCCGTACGCCGATGCTATTCATATTCGGGAAAAGGAGAAAACGGCGCGCGAGGTTGCTGAATTTGTCACCGCACTTCTTCGCGCCGGGGTGCCGCCGCAAAAAATCATTGTCAATGACCGGGTCGATGTCGCGGCCGTCTACGGCGTCAACGGGGTGCAGCTCGCTTACCATAGCCTGCCGGTACGCGCCGTCCGCCGCTCGTTCTCCAATTTGACAGTCGGCTGCTCGGTGCATGGGCTCGAAGAGGCGAAGAAAGCGGAAAAGGACGGTGCCCACTTTTGTTTATTTGGCCATATTTTCCCAACCGCCAGCAAGCCCGGGTTGCTGCCGCGCGGCGTGGACTTGCTGAAGGAAATGGCCGCCGCTGTACATATTCCCGTCATTGCCATCGGCGGCATCCATGCCGGCAATGTCCGTCAAGTGCTAGAAGCCGGTGCAGCGGGAGTGGCGGTGTTATCGGCCGTTTTTTTCGCAGCCGATCCGGTCGGTGAGGCGAAACGGCTCAATGAAATTGTCAAAGGGAGGGGATAA
- the thiO gene encoding glycine oxidase ThiO, whose protein sequence is MKLSKGGDNVTAHHYDVAVVGGGVIGTAVAFELAKRQHRVAILEKAAMAGEASSAAAGMLGAQSEFSEPSPLVPLALKSRSLMPVLAEELRERTGIDIGLVEKGMLKVATTEEETEELRRHYEFWRATDQPVRWLTKQEALELEPHLATEAIAGAMYIGGDGQVSAPDLAAALASAASSAGAHLYEHTEVLGIRSGAGGHIVETANGTFAAAAVVIASGAWTARFGAGLGLSLPVYPVKGECVMVRTAAPLLQATVFAKSGCYIVPKRGNRLLIGATSTPGTYDRRVSADGVMNLLHRASCLLPDVKQAEWLRAWSGIRPQTKDGLPYIGEHPDRAGLFVAAGHYRNGILLSAMTGRLMADLVERKDPGIDLLPFSLTRHTEKKVGIE, encoded by the coding sequence ATGAAATTGTCAAAGGGAGGGGATAACGTGACTGCGCATCATTATGACGTCGCAGTTGTCGGCGGCGGGGTGATCGGGACGGCAGTGGCCTTCGAGCTCGCCAAACGGCAGCATCGCGTTGCGATTTTGGAAAAAGCAGCGATGGCCGGTGAAGCGTCAAGCGCAGCAGCCGGCATGCTTGGCGCGCAATCGGAATTTTCCGAGCCGAGTCCGCTCGTGCCGCTGGCGTTAAAAAGCCGGTCGCTCATGCCGGTGCTTGCCGAAGAATTGCGGGAGAGAACCGGTATTGACATTGGACTTGTCGAAAAAGGAATGCTGAAAGTGGCGACAACAGAGGAAGAAACAGAAGAGCTGCGCCGTCATTACGAATTTTGGCGGGCGACAGATCAGCCGGTGCGCTGGTTGACGAAACAGGAAGCGCTTGAGCTCGAGCCGCATCTCGCAACGGAAGCGATTGCCGGCGCTATGTACATCGGGGGCGACGGACAAGTGAGCGCTCCGGATTTGGCCGCCGCTCTTGCTTCAGCCGCTTCCTCCGCCGGCGCCCATTTGTATGAGCATACGGAAGTGTTGGGCATCCGGTCGGGCGCCGGCGGCCATATCGTGGAAACAGCGAACGGAACGTTTGCGGCTGCGGCAGTCGTCATCGCTTCGGGTGCTTGGACGGCGCGATTTGGCGCCGGGCTTGGGCTTTCCCTTCCCGTGTATCCGGTCAAAGGGGAGTGCGTCATGGTGCGGACGGCGGCTCCGTTGCTGCAGGCGACCGTGTTCGCGAAAAGCGGCTGCTACATCGTACCAAAGCGGGGCAACCGGTTGCTGATTGGCGCGACGTCCACTCCCGGTACATACGACCGGCGTGTGTCGGCCGACGGGGTGATGAATTTGCTTCACCGCGCTTCCTGTTTGCTTCCTGACGTTAAACAGGCGGAATGGTTGAGGGCATGGAGCGGCATCAGGCCGCAAACGAAAGATGGCTTGCCATATATCGGCGAACATCCGGACCGGGCCGGCCTGTTCGTTGCCGCCGGCCATTACCGAAACGGGATCTTGCTCAGTGCGATGACCGGGCGGTTGATGGCTGATTTAGTCGAGCGGAAAGACCCGGGAATTGATTTGTTGCCGTTTTCGTTGACACGCCATACAGAAAAAAAGGTGGGGATCGAATGA
- the tenA gene encoding thiaminase II, whose amino-acid sequence MSFAKRVRQAADPIWQASFHHPFVKELGEGTLDRAKFRYYVMQDAYYLRHFARVQAIGAAKSPDLATTARLAHHAQSTCEAELSLHETFAELLGITEEERAAFMPAPTAYAYTSHMYRAAYEGHLGDVIAAILPCYWLYYEIGERLKTCRPNDPIYEKWISTYSSDWFRSLVKEQIDRLDAIAAAVTEEDRRRMEQHFLISSDYEYKFWEMAYELERWPSAGLVESR is encoded by the coding sequence ATGTCGTTTGCAAAGCGGGTGCGCCAGGCAGCTGATCCGATCTGGCAGGCAAGCTTTCATCATCCGTTTGTCAAAGAGCTTGGCGAAGGAACGTTGGATCGTGCGAAATTCCGTTATTATGTCATGCAAGATGCGTATTATTTGCGCCATTTTGCCCGTGTGCAGGCGATCGGGGCGGCGAAATCGCCGGATTTGGCGACGACGGCTCGGCTGGCGCACCATGCCCAAAGCACATGCGAAGCGGAATTATCGCTTCACGAAACGTTTGCCGAACTGCTTGGCATCACCGAAGAGGAGCGGGCCGCGTTCATGCCGGCGCCGACGGCTTATGCGTATACATCGCATATGTATCGGGCGGCGTATGAAGGGCATTTGGGTGATGTCATTGCCGCGATTTTGCCGTGCTATTGGCTTTATTACGAAATCGGCGAGCGGCTGAAAACGTGCCGGCCGAACGATCCGATTTATGAAAAATGGATCAGTACATATAGCTCCGATTGGTTTCGCTCGCTTGTTAAGGAGCAGATCGACCGGCTTGACGCCATTGCCGCCGCTGTAACCGAGGAAGATCGGCGTCGGATGGAACAGCATTTTTTGATCAGCAGCGACTATGAGTACAAGTTTTGGGAGATGGCGTATGAATTGGAGCGATGGCCGTCCGCCGGGCTGGTGGAGAGCCGGTAA
- a CDS encoding energy-coupling factor transporter transmembrane component T family protein, which produces MNWNIQRRETWLYEANPSLKLIVLVMLFFAVLFVHNPNVLINLSFALFILFCFGTGYPVKMLVSLFLPFFLIFVSTASSMMMFGEGTTTWFRWGLIHVTAESFWRGVHLGFRALALGLLGLIFSLTTRPVHLFYSLMQQLKLKPKYAYSFLAAVRLLPMMMEEFQTVRYALKVRGVPSRGGLSKVKRYAIPLLAQSIRRAQRIAVAMEAKQFSGSGPRTFYYEIGFGKYDVLFVGLFAVLSFAAYYAGIQYPYISINDVR; this is translated from the coding sequence ATGAATTGGAACATTCAGCGCCGTGAGACATGGCTTTATGAGGCGAACCCGAGTTTGAAGCTCATTGTGCTCGTCATGCTCTTTTTTGCGGTGTTGTTCGTTCATAATCCGAACGTGCTGATCAATTTGTCGTTTGCCCTTTTCATTTTGTTTTGCTTTGGTACCGGGTATCCGGTTAAGATGCTTGTCTCGTTGTTTTTGCCGTTTTTTCTGATCTTTGTTTCCACCGCCTCCTCGATGATGATGTTTGGCGAAGGGACGACAACATGGTTCCGTTGGGGTCTCATTCATGTGACAGCGGAAAGTTTTTGGCGCGGCGTGCATCTCGGGTTTCGCGCCTTGGCACTTGGGCTGTTGGGATTAATTTTTTCCTTGACGACTCGGCCGGTACATCTGTTTTATTCCCTTATGCAGCAACTGAAGTTGAAACCGAAGTATGCGTACAGTTTTTTGGCGGCCGTCCGTTTGCTGCCGATGATGATGGAGGAGTTTCAAACCGTGCGCTATGCTTTGAAGGTGCGCGGCGTGCCAAGCCGCGGCGGACTTAGCAAAGTGAAGCGCTACGCCATTCCGCTTTTGGCGCAAAGCATCCGCCGCGCCCAACGCATCGCGGTGGCCATGGAGGCAAAACAGTTTTCCGGCAGCGGCCCGCGCACGTTTTATTATGAAATCGGGTTTGGCAAATACGATGTTCTGTTTGTCGGTTTGTTTGCCGTCTTGTCCTTTGCTGCCTATTATGCCGGCATCCAGTATCCGTATATTTCAATCAACGATGTACGGTAG